ttaacaaccgaaacaaaaacaaaaaaaaaacaaatttcaataACCATTTTACGATAGTTTGTATATTGGGTAATTCTCTGTCACATCTAGCCATCATCGTGCTGCGCATCGTGTCATTTAATATTACTGATTATATTTGGTAGAAACAAACCTATCGACAATCGGAAATACCAAGTATTTGTTCTAAATATTGACTAACCTCTTGACAGCTTTACAACGTATGTTTTGATGCTTACAATGTGTCACAACAAACCTACTAACTCACTATAAACACGAaagtgtgcgtgcgtgcgtgtatgTTATTGTGCGCGTGTGCGTCCGTATTAGTGGCGTGGAATTTACATTTTTGGTAGGCGAAGAGCGAAGAGCGAGAGAAACGTGAGTGAGATATGTCTTTGGATGCAGCAACTCACAGTTACAGCCTTAGGCGCACTAGACTAGCTGTtcggaacaaaacgcgcggcgcatcaagcGCTGACGAAAATGGCCGATCTCGCCGGCTAATCACCAGGGACGCATTTAGGGTACAACAATagctatttatgcaactgtatcgtaattggggtccttaaaacacgagcgCGGTTtcatgaaacgaggcgtagccgagtttcataaaaaggtcacatgagtgttttaaggcctaattacgtacagttgcatacaatattttgtctacatccatatattgaatcctctatttttttaaaaagaaaagaaagaaagccataaaaaaaattaattaacacaaaatttaataaaatggaAATGTGAAATGATATAAATTGggttattatgtataattttaggtaacatttttaattaaacaacatTTGTATGCCAGAAATGGCTGGGTGGCCGTTCTTTatacttgtaattattttaaacaactGATTGTACCCATTCAatgcaaataaatgatattattattattatcatgtgttccgcgaaccattgagaatgacctgcattgcaacgaGAACTACGGgcaggtatgtctgccccacgagctcgCCGTGCCGCGCCTGCTGCTCGCCGCCACGCTCTACCTATGCACTCGtactataatagtacattgtgtcttaagggcggtaaataaggaattacgaacgagagtctattagaagcccgaagtcgaagactgagggctttaatgagtcgatgttcgtaattctagtaccgcccgtgcgacatacaatgtttttcatcacatttgcaagtaaaattttatatttgtaaaagaaaaaatataattcttccaaatattggcgataccttaggctgtgctcttggcagcgccgccctctacctccctcggcatgcgccgcaacgtgcgtgtgcatgtggtggtccatgtagtcctgcagcaagagcgcgcgcagcaccatcagtacgggcactgactcatttaccgaccttgggcttcatggcaagaaaatgtgtacgcgcaatgactcatttaccgaccacgggtttcatgacaagcacattaaggtcgagggttttatttggggggttgcaactaaggtagcctgcatgttacgacactgtttacgagcaagtgtgatgaaaatctcattacgatacagccgtgttcataatagaatccaatgtcgtaggTAATGCTGGTAATTATCTATgatttttgaacgcataatggaggatttactatatgggtgtagataaaattgtTTACCTGGTAAAATTATTCGAACTTATTACTTTTCTAAATTGAagattattaagattggtttttggagctTATTCGAAAATCGATCTGGTCACTCCACCCACGGCAAgccgaacgaaaaaaaaattcaaacacttAAAATAAAAGCCGCGAGTGTTTCAATACGCTGCAATTTTAAGTATCAAAACTGCAAAAGACGATAAACCATTAAGAAAAAGTCGAGTGGGGAAAGTGATTTGATTCCGGAGTCTATTAAATTCGACGCCTTAGGCATTGTTAATAATCTACTCCCAGAGAAGTCGAGGAAAAATACTTAACTTGTAATTTACTGTGCCaattatgtataattaattagtaaCTCGGAAGTCTAgtcaagagaaaaaaaaatatatgaggAGACGAAGTGGGTGTATGTTAATGAGAGTTAAAAAAAGTAACTAGGTAACtttacttttgtttattttcacgcaatagttttttttacttcaaacATTGATTACAGACAACTTTAAGTATATTACATTCGTGAATACACAACACTTAGAGTAGGTCGGAAATCTTCTGAAATTGCATAATGATGACCAGGTACGTTGTAACACCGCCGAGAATctgcaacaaaaatacatcatgCATTACAATAGGAATCAACTTCCAGCAGTGTTTCCAGATATTTATGACATCGGAGCTTTCAAAAAAAGGgcttaaggtcacagctcattagagccacccggcacccgaccagtaccgcctcgactttcgacgtccactcgttgtcgacaagtggtccacgggtggacgctgcgttgacaacgagtggtccacctcgcgagtgaggcgatccggtgacgctacggagttgatgtagtgagcgcatgcccatacaaatccatatgaagaatactaaccgctcgaggtgAGGCGGTGtgggtcgggtgccgggtggctgtaatgagctgtggcCTTTATACATTCTCATAAGGCCGGTAATAGACCAAACTCTCCTTGAGTTGTACTCATAGGCGATGGTGGTCtcatcatttcccatcagatgacccgcatgcttgttttctccctctcacaataaaaaaatataaacacgttaaggggatcccatgccccaatcgccatcgatctgaattccttagttttctaatgttctTTGTAGcttattaacaacaacggctttaagcaatatagtatcccatatttacttcaaagttcattgtcttcgagatatttggtatcaaagttgaacaattttaggccaaaaaactggttttctggccataacttttgtgttaattagtttcaaatgaaaaccctcgatcAGTTTTTAGAGATATCAAAGactatacgaaataagtgttttttcagtcaatggtttaaaaaatcatacaaaattaaattttttttttcaaaatccggtagacaaaaatggagataaaagattggagaaccgatagccgtttcacttataattctatctgtagtgcaaaagtaggagatacgattgaAAACTTGACAAAAATCGATGAATTTTTAATACTGACTATCTGAAATATAAAATGTCTCTTATTAATTGGCACATAAATCATTCCTTGATGGTCACAAGAGAGAACTAAGTACGATTTTTCAAAACTAACTATAGTTGATACagagactaaggggctgtttcaccattcattgattactgttaactgacggttaaatgtgatgccgtctccgtctattcgaacaaaacaaatagagacggcatcacatttaaccgtcagttaacactaatcaatggatggtgagaatttacccgcggcttcgcacgcgtacacTATTCGATGTggtagttacatttgaaattccgggattttacaaaattcccctgggaaattccaaaatttatatcgtgatctcaTTATAGTTGTATTAAGAacgactgtacaaaatttcatgactctaaactgAGCggctgaaatttcaagattttatccctatcccgtaggaatatcggagtAAAAAAGTAGCcactgtgttattccagacgtccagctacctcataccaaatttcatgactctaagcccagcggttgttatttcgtgattttatccccgggataaaaagcagcctatgcgttattccagacgcccagctatctacgtaccaaatttcatctaagtccgttcagccgttttagcgtgaaagagtaacaaacatacacacacacacacacacacacacacacacacacacacaaactttcgcatttttaataattaGCCGTCTATTTGTTGGTTTGTTTTCGCGTCTAATCCACTTggttgattttgatgaaattttaaatgCCCTAAAAAAAGATACGCTACTTTTATGCTGGAAATTAGAGTTGCGGGCGGAAAGCTAGTGGTAATTGTGACATATACAAGAGtgctttcaaaataattaatttaggctgccatatttaaaaaatagtagattgtacaaccagagcataaaacgaacgagccggtacggcgagggtgaatagatacgtcgaggggaaaatggatttaatgctcgagttttacactgcttttcacttcgattgcgaggggatgaaatagcaacagtgaaaacaattgttcacttactaagtaggtatataattataaatttttagttttattgatttatattgattgatttttagtgttatataaattaaaaattattaaaaatatatacaaaaacttttttgtttgtggctgttgacacctgattgccttggtcttagacgaaaattttactttatgcacgaGAGCattaaaagtcattttatgtcgcctagattcagcatgaatacaaagtttacgagcatgagaagtgaaaaaatctTGTTTTGTATCACACGCTATCTAAGAGATAATTTGTATTCCATGCATTCCCTATTGATTCCGCTCACAGGCGAGAGTCCAGTTACTAGGATAGCATAAAATAAAGGATACCGTCGCCACCAGAGGTCGCGCCAACGTGTGGATGCCGAGTGGCCTGAACTGGGCGTTATCCAGAGTGACTTGCTTTGCGAACTGATCCAGCTCTTTTGAAATACGTTCGCACTTTGGGGCCAAGTACACGGTCAGCTGGCTCAGCAGGTGCCCGGTGTGATCTCTCTGATAAGAAGaaataagtaaagtaagtaCTGAATACGTTAATACCTTCTGGGGTCCATATCTTCTGGCACAATtgttattacattacattacagccgaggccgggaaaaagcaattcgtaGATGAGTAGAGTTTGACGGACGAAGCATCAGcatttccgctgaggcatgtatagtgcttttctccaatGCTTAATGCGAGGAAAGAaagcaaaattattaaaatattaaattaaatgctttaAAAAGTTGCCCTTATACTTCCCGcgatacttgtttattttttattttttaaagtacacaCGACCCTTAATGCCATTTCATTAGATAAAAtcatgtaattaaaaatatatatattatatatcaataaaaaatataaagttaaatgcaaATGAAGCTTTGTATCACTAAATTACGGTTTAAATTGCTAATACTACTGAACGCTTTTTAGTTAATTCagccattttcttttgttacaaAAAAGCAAGTATCGCGGGTAAGTATAagggcaaaaattataaaactgtgcccaagcatttaatttaatattttaacagttTTGCTCGCATTATTAGAGAAAAGCGCTATATTTAcatgcctcagcggaaatggcaattcgtggattcgtatttattgacgGTCAATCTCTACTCTACTCATCCACGACTTGCTTTTTCTCGGCCTCGGCAGTAATGTGCTATTACCAGGAACAATGTAAAATAATGCTACAACGTAGTAACCTCTTCTTGGGTCCAGTGACAGGGCTCCACGATGAGTATGAGGTTGATCATGTGGAACATGCTCCAGTTGACCTGCATCGCCACCACCAACACCACGACGTCGTCGTCGTCAACTATGTGAACAACAGACATCATACTCGTAGAAAGAATACAGACTGCATTTCCactaaagatgtgcgaggatgtgttgcgaggaatgtgtttttcattaaccaatagaaacgcttcatttacttatccccgcacagcacatctctagtggaaactcCTCGCAACACACCTTCATACGGTTGAGACGCAGCCTGAActacaatacgatacaatacaaatattctttatagatcaccaaaagcagtacagagacattacaaaaatagaaaaattcaggtagacaattggcggtcttatcgctaaaaagcgatctcttccagacaacaaatttctgagaaattaataaatatgaacagactaatgtAGGTGGTAGAGATAACAGACAGGAGAAACATAGAATtaatagacaataaatattaaaaacaatacaaaaataaaatataaattgtataaataaacaaatacatcaaatataatacctataaactacatatatactaaaaacaaaaatatcaaaaggcCGCATGTGATAAAAGGATCATGTGGAAGGAATGGGTGAACTAGTTGACTTGTTATATCGTTCGGAACTTGAATCAAAGGATCCAAtctttttctttctaatttgAGTCTCCagaaaaacgaagaaaaccgaagAGTCCTGAGCGACtttaacattctggttgtatTGTACTAAAGTGAATTATTGGTTGCtgaaaataattcgtttttgtACGTTTCTTAAATCAATAATGGGGCAGATTGCTGGagcaacaaaatgaaaaaacaatCCAGGTGCTAATAAAATATTCGGCTTTCAATTGACAGATTGACATTTGGATTTTATGGCGGACATTTTTTCACAAATATGTTACTGATATCGCCGTTGCTAAAACAGAAAATACAACACATCTAGTTTCACATGCACATGGCACACACATAGTCCCAGCAGAAGATAGTACGGCGTGAGCACCAGTCGCAGGAAGATGGACAAGATCATCACGAGCAGTATCAGCCCGTTGGCCGCGTTCATCTGAGTCACCACCTCGCTGATGCGGTCGTAGGCCAGAGCGAGACGGCGGATCGTGGCCTGCGCCTGCGACGCTTGCATCGGAGTGTCTGGTTTAAGATAGAAATGTTAAACAATTCTGATCACAACAAGGGTTGACAAACAGATGGAATTGTACATTATGACTGAAAAGCTTGTCTATCGTCTGTCAGCGTCGGTCTGTGATGGATAATTAGTCACCAGTTATTGACTTGGCTACAGCCCCGTACTATGCTATTTAAATGAACGTTAGGATTCGATTTGCTGACAAATAAATCTTTCAATTTTATTCTGGCTAGATTTGTAGAAAGACTTAAATGAAGACTTTTTCTGTGGAGATACAAATTGTATCCATTCGAGCTGACTTTTCAAGTAGTGAGGTTACAGCACAGGCTTCTCAATTATGATAAATTGTAAGGATGGTGAAATTGGTGAATACAGTGGTGGCGCAGAATCTAAGTAGATACGTTTAATGTGGGCTAGATATATTTTGCGAATGCCTAAGATGGCGCTCCGCACATAAAATGACGGATCAAAAAAAAGTGAGTTACAATTGTGGTGCGAGGCCGAAAGTGCGTGGCTCACGTCGCCTATAGATTATAGGGGATGCTTTAGCATAGAGTAGAAGGTTTCTATGAACCTGTGTTCCTGTGCACCGAGAGGGCGTCGACCAGGCTACTGACGGAGTGCGACACTCGGAACAGCTCTTCCACCGCCTTTGGTTTCGGTTCCAGGTTAACTTTGAagaagaataatttattgaatcaggcgttactatcataaggtcgcggttgagcaaaataattgttttagttaatttgaagAAGAATTTGATTAAAACAAACTAGTATTACAACTTGATAAATTATAGCATAGCATATAAGTTTACGTATGATACGATGACAGGACAAGCAGTTACAATTTTTGTAGGAAATAATAAACTAATCTTGTGGTTTAACAGATGGCGATGATGAttacgatgataatgatgataaaagaATTCACAATAATGGTGGAGATAAcgataataatgaaaataatgataattatacTACAGATGAAAATTACGATAACGATAATAATGATCATGTCACCGTAACGCAGCTGGCGCAGCTGTTGATTGATCGCGGCGGCGGCTGCGTGCGTGCCGCGCGCCGTGCAGTTCCATTGCAACACCATCGCCACACCAACAACATTAGAGTAGTAGTATGTGAAGTACATGCACATTATTGGCCCTGAgaaattaatagtacattactgtagaggccgggaagtagggggttgccggccaagcagatatagacggccgagcgtagggaaccggatagggatgcgaggccggcaaccccaggttccggccgaggcttgtatagtgcttaactcaaacattacatgaaataaaataaaataaaaaacaagaagtgaagctggcgggacgctagtctggtcgccctgttgtgtggctGCGGGCGCGGCAGCTGCATGTggtgttgctgggcgtgggccgcgtgcgtgtcgcagagcgcgcgttgaaacaaaagacggtcgcattgccggccagcggcctgcaaagttgtatgaaatctctttgcaggccgctagagtgaccacgcgcacgcagctgagccacagcgcctgtagcgcgatacttctcggcttattatatttgtaacgcaacgtcaatatttcatgtcatgtttgagaaaatgagTATTGGTGCGTGGCTTGCTCCATTATTAGTTCTATCAAGTCCACTTGAAAAACGGCGTATAACGAACGAACGTGTTAATGAAGTTACAGTTAAAGGGCTGAAAATGGTTTGGAGAGGTTTAAAAACACACGAGCTATCATGAAATTAGATTGTAagtagtaaattaataaataaatacaaaattgacaCGACCGTGTTGCAACTCGAATCAATTTACAATAGTTCCGTTACATGTGTATGATGTGGTACTATCTCCTATTGAGTCTTTAGGTGTCGCCAAATCGAAGAGCAACCAAACACTGATTCATTGAGGGCACTAAAACGTACACATTTTGTTATCCTTGACAGCGGTCACCATCAAATTGTAGATATCCAAAAGCTGGATTCCCGTAGACCACACAAGATAGCAGATTATTGCGAAACTTTTCATAGTGTCTGACTTGGCAGAAGGTGGATTTATCTTGAGCTCAAAGTTGATCTGAAATGATATTACAACCAAAATATCTATGAGTAACTTCATACCAATAAAAAGGCTTagagtttttttgacatttatgttTTCTTCAGTACCTGCAGCAGCTGATTCAGTACATTAATGAGGTTCACCATGCGACAAGGTCCCATGTAAACCGTTAAGTTAGCGATGAGCATGACAAGGAACATGTCGACGATCCATATCACTGCCTTCAGCGTGGAGTCTCCACCACGGATACGGCAATTTGGGTCCTGAGTGAAGTCCAATCCAAGAGCTACTAACATCACTATATCTGAAACAACACAATCGCTTCAACAGTTAGAAAAAAACTTCGTGTACATTCAAATCAAAATAGGATTTACTGCCTATTCTCAACCAACGATTACACTTTTGAATAGTGTAGCAACTTGGAAGAGCAGAAGTATCTGGATAAAATTCGTGTACTCGTAGAGTTGCAAATCCTTCTCATATGTACTGATTAAATAGGAATACTAATCATACTTGCAAAAagacatacatatacatataggcAACTACGGGTAGTGCTTCTGCGAAAAACGGTTCATTCGTCTTTTACAGGCACTCATGTCGTAGCATGTTGGAAAACCCCTTCACCAGTTCATACCTTGCGTATACGGGGCAAGAATGATCGCTTAAAGCGTATAATGGAAGAGCATGATCCATCGAGCTGGAAACTACTTTTACATGATGGAAACTTGGCacctggtacagtcgagttcataaacttgtgagcaaaaatttgatcaaaaataccaATCTGATcacgcttctacgccattaacaataatagagtcgtgttcagatatttttgatcaaaattttatgaactcgactgtacaaggtGCATTCCTGTTTTAAATCTTGTCAAATATGTAAAGACCACCCGGTCTTGTCGTGATGTCGTCACTGCAGTGTACAGCATTCCCGTTGCCACTAGAGAAGACCAGAAGACATCTTAGCGCTAGCTGAttagtgtggtgtggtgtggaCTGACTGCAGGCGGTGATGAGTAGACGTTGCAGCACGGCGAGCGTGGGCGACGGCGAGACCCGCCAGGCGGCGTGCGCGCGTGCGACACGCAGCGGCGCCGCGCCGAGCACGCGCGACGCACGCAGCACCGCCGCCGTCGGGCCCGACACCACACAGCCCGGCTCCGAATCTGTTAGAGTACCGCTTAAGTTCCTGTTATCTTATACGACAAATATCCGTGATggcctttttttgttttgattgattaAACAGAGATGGCAGCACAATAACAGGAACTGAGCAGAGGTGtaaaaaaccttttaaattattataaaatttattaagtatatgtATGAGACTTTTATAAAGGCCTATGACAGTCAACATAGCAAATTTTATACAAGGCGTTCTAATAATTAATCCGCGATATTTCGACAGGTACCTGAATGTTTTTCGCAACATTGGctgatgtttaaatttttactgCGTGGTtacattttgaatcaaaaaatcTCCATAATTTGTTTATCTGTAACGAATTTGTAACTACGTTTTGGAAGATGGGGTTAAATTTTCAGGCCTTGCAGATCTTTGATAATTTCGATGTCGCTGTTTTTCTATATTTTCCATGGCCATGCGCCCTTTAACTTACCatgatttttacttttaagatTTTGATTTTTAGACATCGTTGTCATACCCGTCTCCATGATAATTAGTGAGTAAAGATTTTAATTTTCGTATAAGCAGCTGAAAAGGAAATGTATAATTCCATAGGTAAATACATAGTAGGTAGTtcaagtatattattattgctcGCTTCCCGTTGAAATGTCTTTTACAAAATATAGAATGAATAAGCTAAATTCTGAGTctaggtaacaaacattaaaaaaacacaaccgaattgataacctccttctcttttttaagtcggttaaaaagtggctaagagcgtgtcggagtCGCACTCGCACACAAAGGGTTAAATTTCCATCACCTCATTAATATTAGTAGCGGTACacttttaaatttcaatttcttttaattcttacaactttttaattataataaaccccCGACCCGTTACCTGCGactgtccgcgtagaatacggttatcgctatcccgcaggaactatgcaattttccgggataaaactatcccatgtccttctccgggactctaTCTGTATCTGTaggtatactgaatttcatctaaatcggttcagtggttttgacgtgatgaagtaacaaacaaataaacaaacactaacaaatagacttacaaactttcgcatttataatattagtgggatagtacACACTATGTGCAAATTTCAAGTGTGCTAATAACGATTCAAAAGAAACCGTATTGTATGCATTGGTAGATGTTCCAATAAAtggcaatttaatttaatatgattAAATAAGGTTACAtattatttgaatatcgaaagttaaaatacctacgggtaaaatgtcgatgttcaaaatatcgaaaa
The sequence above is a segment of the Choristoneura fumiferana chromosome 9, NRCan_CFum_1, whole genome shotgun sequence genome. Coding sequences within it:
- the LOC141431344 gene encoding uncharacterized protein isoform X2 translates to MKWWWYELQEKKTEVETPSNFTADSEPGCVVSGPTAAVLRASRVLGAAPLRVARAHAAWRVSPSPTLAVLQRLLITACNIVMLVALGLDFTQDPNCRIRGGDSTLKAVIWIVDMFLVMLIANLTVYMGPCRMVNLINVLNQLLQINFELKINPPSAKSDTMKSFAIICYLVWSTGIQLLDIYNLMVTAVKDNKMWPIMCMYFTYYYSNVVGVAMVLQWNCTARGTHAAAAAINQQLRQLRYVNLEPKPKAVEELFRVSHSVSSLVDALSVHRNTVDDDDVVVLVVAMQVNWSMFHMINLILIVEPCHWTQEERDHTGHLLSQLTVYLAPKCERISKELDQFAKQVTLDNAQFRPLGIHTLARPLVATILGGVTTYLVIIMQFQKISDLL
- the LOC141431344 gene encoding putative gustatory receptor 28b isoform X1; the protein is MKWWWYELQEKKTEVETPSNFTADSEPGCVVSGPTAAVLRASRVLGAAPLRVARAHAAWRVSPSPTLAVLQRLLITACNIVMLVALGLDFTQDPNCRIRGGDSTLKAVIWIVDMFLVMLIANLTVYMGPCRMVNLINVLNQLLQINFELKINPPSAKSDTMKSFAIICYLVWSTGIQLLDIYNLMVTAVKDNKMWPIMCMYFTYYYSNVVGVAMVLQWNCTARGTHAAAAAINQQLRQLRYVNLEPKPKAVEELFRVSHSVSSLVDALSVHRNTDTPMQASQAQATIRRLALAYDRISEVVTQMNAANGLILLVMILSIFLRLVLTPYYLLLGLFDDDDVVVLVVAMQVNWSMFHMINLILIVEPCHWTQEERDHTGHLLSQLTVYLAPKCERISKELDQFAKQVTLDNAQFRPLGIHTLARPLVATILGGVTTYLVIIMQFQKISDLL